A stretch of the bacterium genome encodes the following:
- the infB gene encoding translation initiation factor IF-2, which produces MSTYTQTQNMSVSKAEVRPPVVVVMGHVDHGKTTLLDAIRETNVAEKEAGGITQSIGAYETNRNGKKITFIDTPGHEAFFAMREHGVKVADIALVVVAADDGVKPQTKEVIKHILESQVPFIVVINKIDKQGSAIDRVKKELSENGVLIEEWGGKVPVALVSARDKTGIAELLDLILLVAEMEELKYDSKKTGEGYVIESNFDARRGVVATIVITDGVLKTGDLIVCGTAYGSIKMMEDDAGKTIAEAYPSKPVSVIGLADTTPMIGEKCIVVSSASEAESIVIEHKKKHEDFLEKIKIEPTGQAKVLTIVVKAAALGCLEALINTLKQINSDRVGLKLLKCDVGDIGQADVKKAETTGAKIVGFRVKVGRDSLNYAEQRGVEIKTFDIIYDFIQGVKDFMSHLLEPEIIREEIGQISILAIFRTEKPRMVIGGKISSGRLKKGIKFEVKRDDKILGLGKITGLQKGKEPQDEVREGNEAGLQVESDTIIAVGDTLVAFEEEKKYPEL; this is translated from the coding sequence ATGTCCACCTATACTCAAACTCAAAATATGAGCGTTTCTAAAGCCGAAGTTAGACCTCCGGTAGTTGTGGTTATGGGCCACGTGGATCACGGCAAAACCACACTGCTCGATGCCATTCGCGAAACCAATGTGGCCGAAAAAGAAGCTGGCGGAATAACTCAATCTATAGGAGCTTACGAAACCAATCGCAATGGGAAAAAGATTACGTTTATAGACACGCCAGGGCATGAAGCCTTTTTTGCGATGCGCGAACACGGGGTAAAAGTAGCCGACATTGCTTTGGTGGTGGTGGCAGCCGACGATGGCGTAAAACCTCAAACCAAAGAAGTTATTAAACATATTTTAGAAAGCCAAGTTCCGTTTATTGTTGTTATAAATAAAATAGATAAACAGGGTTCGGCCATAGATAGAGTTAAAAAGGAACTTTCCGAAAATGGAGTTTTAATAGAAGAATGGGGCGGCAAAGTTCCTGTGGCTTTGGTTTCGGCGCGCGACAAAACAGGCATCGCAGAACTTTTGGATTTAATTTTGTTGGTAGCCGAAATGGAGGAATTAAAATACGATTCCAAAAAAACTGGCGAAGGCTATGTTATAGAATCTAATTTTGATGCTCGGCGCGGCGTGGTGGCCACTATTGTTATAACAGATGGTGTTTTAAAAACCGGCGATTTAATTGTTTGCGGTACAGCTTATGGATCTATAAAAATGATGGAAGATGACGCTGGAAAAACTATTGCCGAAGCTTATCCCTCCAAACCCGTGTCAGTTATTGGGCTCGCCGATACTACACCCATGATAGGCGAAAAATGCATTGTGGTTTCTAGTGCAAGCGAAGCCGAAAGTATTGTAATCGAACACAAAAAAAAGCACGAGGACTTTTTAGAAAAAATTAAAATAGAGCCAACCGGCCAAGCCAAGGTTTTAACTATTGTGGTTAAAGCCGCGGCTCTAGGTTGTTTAGAGGCTTTGATAAATACATTAAAACAAATAAATTCGGATAGAGTTGGTTTAAAACTTTTAAAATGCGATGTGGGTGATATTGGCCAAGCCGATGTAAAAAAAGCCGAAACTACCGGTGCTAAAATTGTGGGTTTTAGGGTTAAGGTGGGCAGAGATAGTTTAAATTACGCCGAACAGCGCGGTGTAGAAATAAAAACTTTCGATATTATTTATGACTTTATTCAGGGAGTTAAAGATTTTATGAGCCATCTTTTGGAGCCAGAAATTATAAGGGAAGAGATTGGTCAAATAAGTATTTTAGCTATTTTTAGAACGGAAAAACCCAGAATGGTAATTGGCGGGAAAATATCCTCTGGGCGTTTAAAGAAAGGAATTAAATTTGAAGTTAAAAGAGATGATAAAATTTTAGGCTTAGGCAAAATAACTGGGTTGCAAAAAGGCAAAGAACCTCAAGATGAAGTTAGAGAAGGTAACGAAGCCGGTTTACAAGTAGAAAGTGATACCATAATTGCTGTGGGGGATACTTTAGTGGCCTTTGAAGAAGAAAAGAAATACCCTGAATTGTGA
- a CDS encoding RNA polymerase sigma factor, giving the protein MAYLDNKPVKDRLVGGRPLAEAKDEAILTASLRNPNLFGVLVDKYQDAFMRSAQRVVKTREDAEDIVQEAFTKIYKNAKKFKKQEGIEFKSWAYKVLVNTSYTFYQKIKKKQAVSMEFFETYKYDIMDEKGNLKADLETKEIINKVLLELPDELKRIVEMHYLKDLSYETISKQEKISIPAIKMRLFRGRKLMQKTLDDKELN; this is encoded by the coding sequence ATGGCTTATTTAGATAACAAACCTGTAAAAGATCGTTTAGTGGGCGGTAGGCCTTTAGCGGAAGCTAAGGACGAAGCGATACTAACTGCATCCTTAAGAAACCCCAACTTGTTTGGGGTTTTGGTAGATAAATATCAAGATGCTTTTATGCGTTCGGCTCAAAGAGTGGTTAAAACCCGCGAAGATGCCGAAGATATTGTTCAAGAGGCTTTTACCAAGATATACAAAAATGCCAAGAAGTTTAAAAAACAGGAAGGCATAGAATTTAAAAGCTGGGCTTACAAGGTTTTAGTTAACACTTCGTACACTTTTTATCAAAAAATTAAAAAGAAGCAAGCGGTTTCGATGGAATTTTTCGAAACCTATAAATACGACATTATGGATGAAAAGGGAAACCTTAAAGCAGATTTAGAAACAAAAGAGATTATTAATAAGGTTCTATTAGAATTACCGGACGAACTAAAAAGAATCGTAGAAATGCATTATCTTAAAGACTTATCTTACGAAACAATTTCTAAACAAGAAAAAATAAGTATTCCAGCTATTAAAATGAGATTGTTTAGGGGCAGAAAGTTGATGCAAAAAACTTTAGACGATAAAGAATTAAATTAG
- a CDS encoding Mur ligase domain-containing protein, whose protein sequence is MRKNVHFIGIGGIGVSSLAQYYLATGWKVGGSDAEKSEITDDLKKRGVRILINPKNINLKNIDLVIHSAAIKPDHPELLEAKKLGIKTQLYSEAVGELTKKYFTVAVAGSHGKSTTTALIGLIMVEAGLDPTIIIGTKLRELEGPPFQEGRSFSGGNNFRLGQSKYLVLEADEYARSFHNYFPKIAVLTNIDKEHLDIYKNLNGVLVGFKKYLKNVDSSGWIVANGEDKNINKVLKSYKLKARSYPIIWYGKGNHKLSIPGIHNQFNAEAAWQAVKLLGVKKTVVDKVFISYQGAWRRLEKLKIKNEKVKSIIYSDYAHHPTEIKATLQALKEKYPKKKLICVFQPHQQDRLNRLFKDFITAFDVADKTILYPLYKVKGRDTIGKTSEELSKTIRKPEVFYASDFKKILKLLSNNLASNSVIVFMSAGSLDGKVRKHFLQNFIS, encoded by the coding sequence ATGAGAAAGAATGTGCATTTTATTGGAATTGGCGGGATAGGTGTTTCGTCTTTGGCTCAATATTATTTGGCTACCGGTTGGAAAGTTGGTGGTTCGGATGCCGAAAAGAGTGAAATAACGGATGATCTTAAAAAAAGAGGCGTAAGAATTTTAATTAACCCAAAAAATATTAATTTAAAAAATATAGATTTAGTTATTCATTCTGCAGCTATTAAACCCGATCATCCAGAACTTTTAGAAGCAAAAAAACTAGGAATCAAAACTCAATTATATTCCGAAGCGGTAGGTGAACTAACCAAGAAGTATTTTACAGTTGCCGTAGCTGGTTCACACGGCAAAAGCACGACCACAGCTTTAATTGGCTTAATTATGGTTGAGGCTGGGCTGGATCCGACTATAATAATTGGCACTAAACTCCGCGAGTTGGAAGGACCGCCCTTCCAGGAAGGGCGGTCCTTTTCTGGTGGGAATAATTTTCGACTAGGCCAGAGTAAATATTTAGTTTTGGAAGCCGATGAATATGCCCGTTCGTTCCATAATTATTTCCCAAAAATTGCGGTGTTAACAAACATAGATAAAGAACATTTAGATATTTATAAAAATTTAAACGGAGTTTTGGTGGGGTTTAAAAAGTATCTAAAGAATGTAGATAGTAGTGGGTGGATTGTGGCTAATGGAGAAGATAAGAACATTAATAAAGTTCTAAAAAGCTATAAGCTAAAAGCTAGAAGCTACCCGATAATTTGGTATGGCAAAGGAAATCATAAATTATCAATTCCCGGCATACATAATCAATTTAATGCCGAAGCGGCGTGGCAAGCGGTTAAGTTGTTGGGGGTTAAAAAAACTGTTGTTGATAAAGTTTTTATAAGTTATCAGGGCGCGTGGAGAAGGTTAGAAAAATTAAAAATTAAAAATGAAAAAGTAAAAAGTATTATTTATTCGGATTACGCACATCACCCGACCGAGATAAAAGCCACGCTTCAGGCTCTAAAAGAAAAATATCCAAAAAAGAAATTGATCTGTGTTTTTCAGCCACATCAGCAAGACAGATTAAATAGATTATTTAAAGATTTTATAACCGCGTTTGACGTAGCAGATAAAACAATTTTGTATCCTTTGTACAAAGTTAAAGGCAGGGATACTATCGGTAAAACATCAGAAGAGCTATCTAAAACTATTCGAAAGCCAGAAGTTTTTTATGCTTCCGATTTTAAAAAAATCTTAAAACTATTGTCTAATAATCTAGCCTCTAATTCAGTAATTGTGTTTATGAGCGCCGGGAGTTTGGACGGTAAGGTCAGAAAGCATTTTTTGCAGAACTTTATTTCTTGA
- the uppS gene encoding polyprenyl diphosphate synthase, producing the protein MIPNLPNHIAVIPDGNRRWAKIKGLKPWLGHEAGAKTLKQITRDIFAVGIKHFTFWASSEDNIKKRDPQEVSFYFKLIKMAFKDFEKDSYAHSNQIKVDFLGSWEKMFPEDIKEILYRIKEKTKNYSQHFLTFLLAYDGKSEMLNALEKIRQLADKNNSATKLTPELVKSNLYTKDLPTIDLVVRTGGEPHWSAGFMMWDVADSQLYFTETLWPDFNKKELETALGNYSQTQRRLGA; encoded by the coding sequence ATGATACCCAATCTGCCTAATCACATAGCTGTTATCCCCGATGGCAACCGCCGTTGGGCTAAAATTAAAGGGTTAAAACCTTGGCTGGGCCATGAAGCCGGCGCTAAAACATTAAAACAAATTACTAGAGATATTTTTGCTGTTGGTATAAAGCATTTTACCTTCTGGGCTTCATCCGAAGACAATATTAAAAAAAGAGATCCTCAAGAAGTCTCTTTTTATTTTAAGCTGATTAAAATGGCTTTTAAAGATTTTGAAAAAGATAGCTATGCCCATAGCAATCAAATCAAAGTTGATTTTCTTGGTTCTTGGGAAAAAATGTTCCCAGAAGACATAAAAGAAATTTTGTATCGCATCAAAGAAAAGACGAAAAACTATAGCCAACACTTTTTAACTTTTCTTTTGGCTTACGATGGCAAAAGCGAAATGTTAAATGCTTTAGAAAAAATCCGCCAGCTGGCGGATAAAAATAATTCAGCCACCAAACTTACACCCGAACTAGTTAAAAGCAACCTATACACCAAAGATTTACCGACTATTGATTTAGTTGTTCGCACTGGCGGTGAACCTCACTGGAGCGCCGGTTTTATGATGTGGGACGTAGCCGATAGCCAACTCTATTTTACCGAAACATTGTGGCCCGATTTTAACAAAAAAGAGCTAGAAACAGCCCTAGGTAATTACTCCCAAACCCAACGCCGCTTAGGCGCCTAG
- a CDS encoding ribosome-binding factor A — MSSQIRLDKINELIHRFIAGYLRRELDVDALVTVSSVTTTGNIQDCTIGITVFPFEKSKEVLKEIQKNIYEIQQEINKNLKMRPVPKITFKIDESQEKGDKVLRVLDKIEIKKED, encoded by the coding sequence ATGTCGTCCCAAATAAGACTAGATAAAATAAACGAGTTAATTCATAGATTCATCGCAGGTTATTTACGTCGCGAGTTAGATGTTGATGCTTTGGTAACAGTTTCTAGTGTTACTACTACGGGCAATATACAGGATTGCACTATTGGTATAACAGTTTTCCCCTTTGAAAAATCTAAAGAGGTTTTAAAAGAAATACAGAAAAATATTTACGAAATACAGCAAGAAATAAATAAAAATTTAAAAATGCGTCCTGTGCCTAAGATAACTTTTAAAATAGATGAATCTCAAGAAAAAGGCGATAAGGTTTTGAGAGTTTTAGATAAAATAGAAATCAAAAAAGAAGACTAG
- the pyrB gene encoding aspartate carbamoyltransferase, producing MENQDLRHILEAQQFNLEFMKEIFEEADGLREEVEKKNHLGIFKTARNLQGRTMLSVFYEPSTRTRTSFVLAGQRLGMNVCWTENAKEFSSTVKGETLEDTIRVLCEYYPDVIVLRHHETGAAARAAAVSSVPIINAGDGKGQHPTQALLDIYTIKQCLSRIDGITVMMVGDLLNGRTVRSLAYLLAKFKKVRIIFSSPENLAIGGDILAYLEKKEVEVEIVNYFWPDLEEVDVIYETRIQKERGSEMSGESERQFSLTPEKMASLKSSAIVLHPLPRNHEISPEVDLDPRAKYFRQAGNGMFIRMALLKWVLRSL from the coding sequence ATGGAAAATCAGGATTTGCGTCATATACTAGAAGCTCAACAGTTTAACCTAGAATTTATGAAAGAAATATTCGAAGAAGCAGATGGTTTACGTGAAGAAGTCGAAAAAAAGAACCATCTGGGCATTTTTAAAACCGCAAGAAATCTTCAAGGAAGAACCATGCTTTCTGTATTCTACGAACCATCCACGCGCACCAGAACCTCTTTTGTTCTGGCCGGTCAACGACTCGGCATGAATGTTTGCTGGACAGAAAACGCCAAGGAATTTTCTTCAACAGTTAAAGGCGAAACTTTGGAAGACACTATCCGTGTACTTTGCGAATACTACCCAGACGTTATCGTTTTGCGCCATCACGAGACTGGAGCCGCTGCACGCGCAGCTGCTGTAAGTTCAGTACCAATAATTAACGCTGGCGACGGCAAAGGCCAACACCCTACACAAGCATTGCTAGATATTTACACCATAAAACAATGTTTGAGTCGTATCGATGGAATTACTGTAATGATGGTCGGCGATCTTTTAAATGGTAGAACTGTTCGTTCGCTTGCCTATCTTTTGGCAAAGTTTAAAAAGGTAAGAATTATATTTTCTTCGCCCGAGAACTTAGCTATCGGCGGCGATATTCTTGCCTATTTAGAGAAAAAAGAAGTTGAGGTTGAAATAGTAAACTATTTCTGGCCAGATCTTGAAGAAGTTGATGTGATTTATGAAACAAGAATACAGAAAGAACGTGGTTCAGAAATGAGCGGAGAATCAGAAAGGCAGTTTTCTTTAACACCAGAAAAAATGGCAAGCTTAAAATCTTCGGCGATAGTGCTACATCCGTTGCCGAGAAATCATGAAATTTCACCCGAAGTTGATTTAGACCCTAGAGCCAAATATTTTAGACAAGCCGGCAACGGCATGTTTATAAGAATGGCTCTGCTAAAATGGGTTCTTCGCTCCCTATAA
- a CDS encoding type II toxin-antitoxin system HicB family antitoxin, whose amino-acid sequence MESYAFRTIIEPEKPRGYHGFVPLLRGVHTHGNTLTEIKKNLKEAIICHVQGLLKDREKIPQESETFELVQTFSERELAVSRK is encoded by the coding sequence ATGGAGTCATATGCTTTCAGAACCATTATAGAGCCCGAAAAACCCAGAGGTTATCATGGGTTTGTTCCGCTTTTACGGGGTGTGCATACTCATGGCAATACGTTGACGGAAATAAAGAAAAATCTCAAGGAGGCAATTATATGTCATGTTCAAGGGTTGTTAAAAGACAGAGAAAAAATTCCTCAAGAGAGTGAGACGTTTGAACTGGTTCAAACTTTTTCGGAAAGAGAATTAGCCGTCAGTCGAAAATAA
- a CDS encoding type II toxin-antitoxin system HicA family toxin has protein sequence MPKLPVIKVQELIRVLNKLGFFKFHQVGSHAQFKHSDGRKTTVPIHYGRDVKKKMLRGIIGDLDISVDEFIVFLKK, from the coding sequence GTGCCCAAATTGCCAGTTATAAAAGTTCAAGAATTGATCCGGGTTTTAAACAAACTCGGATTTTTTAAATTTCACCAAGTCGGCAGTCATGCCCAGTTTAAACATTCCGATGGCCGTAAGACCACTGTGCCCATTCATTACGGCCGAGATGTAAAAAAGAAAATGTTGAGAGGAATTATTGGTGATCTTGATATTTCTGTTGACGAATTTATTGTTTTTTTGAAAAAATAG